Proteins from one Pagrus major chromosome 1, Pma_NU_1.0 genomic window:
- the LOC140996985 gene encoding protein NLRC3-like translates to METTLLKKGTVAAVCQRQLKSDLQKKFQCVFEGIAKAGNPTLLNQIYTELYITEGGTAEVNDEHEVRQIETASRKPDRPQTTIRQEDIFKASPGRDKPIRRVMTKGVAGIGKTVLTQKFTLDWAEDKDNQDIQFTFPFTFRELNVLKEKKFSLVELVHHFFTETKEICSFEEFQVVFIFDGLDECRPPLDFHNTEILTDVTESTSVDVLLTNLIRGKLLPSARLWITTRPAAANQIPPECVDMVTEVRGFTDPQKEEYFRKRFRDEEQASRIISHIKTSRSLHIMCHIPVFCWITATVLEDVLKTREGGELPKTLTEMYIHFLVVQSKVKKVKYEGGAETDPHWTPESRKMIKSLGKLAFEQLQKGNLIFYESDLTECGIDIRAASVYSGVFTEIFKEERGLYQDKVFCFVHLSVQEFLAALHVHLTFINSGVNLLAEGKQTSRWSKLFRDKPEPTHLYQSAVDEALQSPNGHLDLFLRFLLGLSLPTNQTLLQGLMTHTGSISQTNQETVKYIKKKISENLSPERSINLFHCLNELNDGSLVEEIQQYLRSGSLSTDKLSPAQWSALVFILLSSEDLDVFDLKKYCASEEALLRLLPVVKASNKHVREKQPYPDHPERFDWPQLLCRNGLTGRCYWEVECRGEVEISVSYRGISRRGNSYDCLFGQNNQSWSLFCSDDGPYSVWHNNRRTALSSSSSSSSSSSSSSSSSSVSNRVAVYVDCPAGTLSFYRVSSDSLIHLHTFNTTFTQPLYPGFLFWTSGSSVSL, encoded by the exons ATGGAGACCACTCTGCTGAAGAAAG gaactgttgctgcagtttgtcaacGTCAGCTCAAGTCTgaccttcagaagaagttccagtgtgtgtttgaggggatcgctaaagcaggaaacccaacccttctgaatcagatctacacagagctctacatcacagagggagggactgcagaggtcaatgatgaacatgaggtcagacagattgaaacagcatccaggaaaccagacagaccacaaacaacaatcagacaagaagacatctttaaagcctcacctggaagagacaaaccaatcagaagagtgatgacaaagggagtggctggcatcgggaaaacagtcttaacacagaagttcactctggactgggctgaagacaaagacaaccaggacatacagttcacatttccattcactttcagagagctgaatgtgctgaaagagaaaaagttcagcttggtggagcttgttcatcacttcttcactgaaaccaaagagatctgcagctttgaagagttccaggttgtgttcatctttgacggtctggatgagtgtcgacctcctctggacttccacaacactgagatcctgactgatgttacagagtccacctcagtggatgtgctgctgacaaacctcatcagggggaaactgcttccctctgctcgcctctggataaccacaagacctgcagcagccaatcagatccctcctgagtgtgttgacatggtgacagaggtcagagggttcactgacccacagaaggaggagtacttcaggaagagattcagagatgaggagcaggccagcagaatcatctcccacatcaagacatcacgaagcctccacatcatgtgccacatcccagtcttctgctggatcactgctacagttctggaggatgtgttgaagaccagagagggaggagagctgcccaagaccctgactgagatgtacatccacttcctggtggttcagtccaaagtgaagaaggTCAAGTAtgaaggaggagctgagacagatccacactggactccagagagcaggaagatgattaagtctctgggaaaactggcttttgagcagctgcagaaaggaaacctgatcttctatgaatcagacctgacagagtgtggcatcgatatcagagcagcctcagtgtactcaggagtgttcacagagatctttaaagaggagagaggactgtaccaggacaaggtgttctgcttcgtccatctgagtgttcaggagtttctggctgctcttcatgttcatctgacattcatcaactctggagtcaatctgctggcagaaggaaaacaaacctcCCGCTGGTCTAAACTATTCAGAGACAAACCTGAACCAACACATctctaccagagtgctgtggacgaggccttacagagtccaaatggacacctggacttgttcctccgcttcctcctgggtctttcactgccGACCAATCAGACTCTCCTACAAggtctgatgacacacacaggaagtatctcacagaccaatcaggaaacagtgaagtacatcaagaagaagatcagtgagaatctgtctccagagagaagcatcaatctgttccactgtctgaatgaactgaatgatggttctctagtggaggagatccaacagtacctgagatcaggaagtctctccacagataaactgtctcctgctcagtggtcagctctggtcttcatcttactgtcatcagaagatctggacgtgtttgacctgaagaaatactgtgcttcagaggaggctcttctgaggctgctgccagtggtcaaagcctccaacaaa catgtgagagagaagcagccatatcctgatcatccagagaggtttgactggcctcagctgctgtgtagaaatggtctgactggtcgctgttactgggaggtcgagtgcAGAGGAGAGGTTGagatatcagtgagttacagaggaatcagcaggagaggaaacagttatgactgtttgtttggacagaataatcagtcctggagtctgttCTGCTCTGATGATGGTCCTTACTCTGTCTGGCACAATAACAGAAGAAcagccctctcctcctcctcctcctcctcctcctcctcctcctcctcctcctcctcctcctctgtctctaacagagtagcagtgtatgtggactgtcctgctggcactctgtccttctacagagtctcctctgactcactgatccacctccacaccttcaacaccacattcactcaacctctttatcctgggttcTTGTTCTGGACATctggttcctcagtgtctctgtag